In Myxococcus stipitatus, the following are encoded in one genomic region:
- a CDS encoding TetR/AcrR family transcriptional regulator — protein MGRPKTFDEEAVLDRAIDQFWTTGYHAVSVRDLETSTGVLKGSLYAAFGDKRALFLASLRRYADQSVIDIHALLAKGSNPRAGLEHYLRVRGKECIGPARTRGCFLANTAAEVAPHDPEVRAVVGQSFAKLADALEPTLREAQEQGLVSRRHDTHELAAHLVVLVQGMSIVGKTEPDSALIRSSLRFALSLLEPDTPEKSP, from the coding sequence CGTGCCATCGACCAGTTCTGGACGACCGGCTACCACGCCGTGTCCGTCAGGGACTTGGAGACCAGCACCGGCGTCCTCAAGGGCAGCCTCTACGCCGCCTTCGGCGACAAGCGCGCCCTCTTCCTCGCTTCCCTGCGCCGCTACGCGGACCAGAGCGTCATCGATATCCACGCGCTGCTCGCCAAGGGCTCAAACCCTCGCGCCGGCCTCGAGCACTACCTGCGCGTGCGCGGCAAGGAATGCATTGGACCTGCTCGCACCCGCGGCTGCTTCCTCGCCAACACCGCCGCTGAAGTCGCCCCACATGACCCCGAGGTCCGCGCCGTCGTGGGCCAGTCCTTCGCCAAGCTCGCCGACGCCCTCGAACCCACCCTCCGCGAGGCCCAGGAACAAGGCCTCGTCAGCCGCCGGCACGACACCCACGAGCTCGCCGCCCACCTCGTCGTGCTCGTCCAGGGGATGTCCATCGTCGGCAAGACAGAACCCGACTCCGCACTCATCCGCTCCTCCCTCCGCTTCGCCCTCTCCCTGTTGGAACCCGACACCCCCGAGAAATCACCATGA
- a CDS encoding DoxX family protein produces MSHPLLRFLVDPRSATPSLSSGLLALRILSGGLMTLHGAGKMVTPFTWMGADSSIPGFLQFLGAAAEFFGGLAWMVGLATPLASIGVAGTMLVGILIAHIPIDDPFIRLSVLGNTSGPGEAFAGLPTWLVRAGGRSAGGSGSSELATLYIAVSALLLSAGPGRFSLDALLSQLREKKTPAVTG; encoded by the coding sequence ATGAGCCACCCCCTCCTCCGCTTCCTCGTCGACCCTCGCTCCGCCACCCCTTCCCTCTCCTCCGGCCTGCTCGCCCTCCGCATCTTGAGCGGCGGCCTCATGACCCTGCACGGCGCCGGGAAGATGGTCACCCCCTTCACCTGGATGGGCGCTGACTCCTCCATCCCTGGCTTCCTCCAGTTCCTCGGCGCCGCCGCCGAATTCTTCGGAGGACTCGCGTGGATGGTCGGCCTGGCCACCCCCCTGGCCTCAATCGGAGTCGCGGGGACCATGCTCGTGGGCATCCTCATCGCGCACATCCCGATCGACGACCCGTTCATCCGCTTGAGCGTCTTGGGCAACACCTCCGGCCCTGGTGAGGCGTTCGCCGGTCTGCCCACCTGGCTCGTCCGCGCGGGCGGCCGCAGCGCCGGCGGCTCCGGCTCCTCGGAGCTCGCCACGCTCTACATCGCCGTCTCCGCGCTCCTGCTCAGCGCCGGTCCCGGACGCTTCTCACTCGACGCACTGCTGTCCCAGCTCCGGGAGAAGAAGACCCCCGCCGTCACCGGGTGA
- a CDS encoding deoxyhypusine synthase family protein codes for MAASELPVLEFVLTNYKNFNARATRDALLSYWEHVSKGGRMFWSVAGAMSSAQLGITLAPAIRAGLIHGLSVTGANIEESLFRLVAHHSYKDFPEYRYLTKQDDTRILEQRMRRVTDTSIPEDEAFRAVEKFIVPMWKNASEKGERRFWHEYFYEVIQALEPSSYEGDPEACWLLAAARAKLPIVVPGYEDSTFGNIFASYVKTGDCKASIVKSGIEYMADFYDRYEELSAGEGVGFFQIGGGIAGDFPICVVPSIKYDLQKPVKPWAYFCQISDSTTSYGSYSGATPNEKITWDKLTETTPMFVVESDATIVAPLVLNALLECKRAPEKANALIAKHMR; via the coding sequence ATGGCCGCATCTGAACTTCCTGTCCTGGAGTTCGTCCTCACGAACTACAAGAACTTCAACGCCCGCGCGACGCGCGATGCGCTCCTGTCCTATTGGGAGCACGTGTCGAAGGGCGGCCGCATGTTCTGGAGCGTCGCGGGAGCGATGTCTTCGGCGCAGTTGGGCATCACGCTCGCGCCCGCCATCCGCGCGGGTCTGATTCACGGGCTCTCCGTGACGGGCGCCAACATCGAGGAGTCGCTCTTCCGGTTGGTGGCGCACCACTCGTACAAGGACTTCCCGGAGTACCGTTACCTCACCAAGCAGGACGATACGCGCATCCTCGAGCAGCGGATGCGCCGGGTGACGGACACGAGCATCCCCGAGGACGAGGCGTTCCGCGCGGTGGAGAAGTTCATCGTCCCGATGTGGAAGAACGCGAGCGAGAAGGGCGAGCGCCGCTTCTGGCACGAGTACTTCTACGAGGTCATCCAGGCGCTGGAGCCCTCGTCGTACGAGGGAGACCCGGAGGCGTGCTGGCTGCTCGCGGCGGCGCGGGCGAAGCTGCCCATCGTCGTGCCGGGTTACGAGGACTCGACCTTCGGCAACATCTTCGCGTCCTACGTGAAGACGGGTGACTGCAAGGCGAGCATCGTCAAGTCGGGCATCGAGTACATGGCGGACTTCTACGACCGCTATGAGGAGCTCTCCGCGGGAGAGGGCGTGGGCTTCTTCCAGATTGGCGGCGGCATCGCCGGTGACTTCCCCATCTGCGTGGTGCCCTCCATCAAGTACGACCTGCAGAAGCCCGTGAAGCCGTGGGCGTACTTCTGCCAGATCAGCGACTCGACGACGTCCTACGGCTCGTACTCGGGCGCCACGCCCAACGAGAAGATTACGTGGGACAAGCTGACGGAGACGACGCCGATGTTCGTCGTGGAGTCGGACGCGACCATCGTCGCGCCGCTGGTGCTCAACGCGCTGCTGGAGTGCAAGCGCGCGCCGGAGAAGGCGAACGCGCTCATCGCGAAGCACATGCGCTGA